The window CCTGCTAGCATCCGCATGTAACAAGCAATCAGCTTCAAAACAACAGCGGAAGGCCCCAATGAACCTCAATGTCAACGGCAACAACGTCAGCTTAGACGTCGACCCCCAAATGCCCTTGCTCTGGGTTCTGCGAGACACCCTCAACCTCACCGGCACCAAATTCGGTTGCGGTGTTGCCGCGTGCGGAGCCTGCACAGTCCACAAAGACGGCCAACCCATTCGCTCTTGTGTCACACCAGTATCTAGCGTTACAGGCGCCAACATCCAAACCATCGAATCACTCGGCACAGCCGACAAACCCAGTGCTTTGCAACAAGCTTGGATTGAAGAGCAAGTGCCCCAATGCGGCTACTGCCAAAGTGGCATGCTCATGGCAGCTGCAGCCCTCTTGGCCAGAAAACCCAAACCCACCGATGCCGACATCGACGAAGCCATGACCAACCTGTGCCGATGCGGCACCTACCAACGCGTGCGAGCCGCCATTCACCGCGCTGCAGGAGCTCAAGCATGAAGCGCCGCAACCTCATTCTCAGCGGCCTTGGACTCACAGGCGCACTCGTCGTTGGTTGGGGCGTCATGCCCCCCCGTTCACGCTTGGGCAAGCCCGACAACATGCTGCTCACAGAAGGTGATGTCGCGCTCAACGGTTGGATCAAAATTACCAAAGACGGTGGCGTGGTGTTGGCCATGCACCGCAGCGACATGGGGCAGGGCATTCACAATGCACTGGCCATGTTGGTGGCTGAAGAATTAGACGTGCCCCTCAAGCAAGTTCGCTTAGAACAAGCAGGTCACGACGCCATCTACGGCAATGTGGCCATGTTTGTGGGCACCTTGCCCTTCCATCCCCTGAAATCAGAAGGCCCAGACAAGCCCATGATGGTCAAAACAGGCGAGTGGATGGTCA is drawn from Limnohabitans sp. 103DPR2 and contains these coding sequences:
- a CDS encoding (2Fe-2S)-binding protein, producing MNLNVNGNNVSLDVDPQMPLLWVLRDTLNLTGTKFGCGVAACGACTVHKDGQPIRSCVTPVSSVTGANIQTIESLGTADKPSALQQAWIEEQVPQCGYCQSGMLMAAAALLARKPKPTDADIDEAMTNLCRCGTYQRVRAAIHRAAGAQA